The window GAAAGTAATCGCATATGTTTTAGGTCACCATGCATGTATGTGGTCCTGAGTCTAGTACGTACAACACATACATGGGAGATTTAGATGCGATATTTAGCCATTATATTCTTTGATCGAAATCTTATTAGTTTTCAATCAAAATCTTTTCAATTACACCACAAATATTAGTATTAATAGATTTCTATgtcagtattttttttttaaatttaaacttaaacttaAAAGGGAAATAATATTTACCTTCCCCGCTTATCATCATGTATTCCACTAACAAATTAAACTACaattttaatgcattaaaatcataaattctaatttttcacCTTAACAGCATGAAAAGAAACACTTTTTACCTTTCCCATTTGCTtttttagaccatctccaaaggaaatgtcaaatcctaagaggaatgtcatgtaatcaaatttaaaagtaGGAGCAAgctccaaccgatatgtcaatCCTATGTGGATTGACATATGAGAGCATCTCCAAGATAACGATCAAATTAGTTTTGATGAGCCGCGTAGATAAATGAATGATCAAATTCGTTTTGATGAGCCATGTTGCTCAAATCGTATTGGAAATTGAGTAGTTAACTTGCCACATTAGTTATTACAACacagttttgtttgttttatttgccTACTCCATTTTCTTTTAGTAGAGTGATAGTGTTAGTGTGCTAACTGCTAAGTAGTTAGTTGTTAGGAGAAAGATGAATCAGTAGAGATCAAACTCGCATCAGATTGCATAAACATAATTGTTTTTCACTACTATAATAAAACATTATTTGCATTTGTCTACACCAGTGAAAATGCTCTAAAGACACTCTTTAAAGTTTGTTAGTGCCAATGATCTCATTAAGCCCTTATTAGCGAATTATAAACCACTGCAACCGTGGTCAACTATCCTTCACGGTTTGGGCTTTTGATATCTAAAGTTGTTTCCGATGGTGGCGCTTCAGTATCAGTACACTCAATTTCCAAGCCCTCAGAAACCATTGTCAGTAGGGACAGTATGAAATAGATTTTCTCTTCTTGGCAATGAAAGTTGAGattttatcataaaatcaattgataatatgGAGAGTAGTTAAATTACTTAGAAGCACACGTAAGGTCTCTCATTTCATCAATGCAGGATGCATTCTTAACACGCCTAATATGAACAGTAGcacaactacttataagcacacaCAATATCTCTCATCTCAtcaattcattctcaacacgcctaATATTGAGAGTAGCCCAACTAATATGGAGAGTAgtccaactacttataagcacacgcaagatctcttctttcatcaatgtgagattcattctcaacaagcCTCCAtcacgtgtggcgaattttcaagtctaacacgtggacaatacAACTTGGGTGACGTCAAGCACGTGTGGCTGTTGGACTTCACATGTGGTATATTCTGCTTTAATACCataaaaaagttgaggttctactataaaatcaattaacaATATAGAGAATAACTCAACTACTTATAAGTACATGTAATGTCACTTTTCTCATTAATATGGGATTCAGGTTCAACAATAGGGCCTTGCGCATGGTTTGCCCATGAGCTCATCACACCGCTCGTTTTTAAGTTATAAAATGAAATGTCAGGCTTACCTACCAGTTTATCAACCCGCAAAAACCggtttttaatatatatatatatatatatatatatatatatgtatgtatgtattgcATAAGTAGGTGTACCAAATTCaaaccaacaaaacaaaaacaaattaatagcTTACGTACACTTAAgattttgttggaattttttttttgttacattaCCCTTAATGGTACCCATTAGTGGTGTAACTATTAGCTTGGTATACTGCCTTTCTAGTTTGTTTATTGATAGGATATTACGTAATTaaatgaatcaaaattttgTGTATCACATTGTGTAGTCAAATTAAATGAACCAAACTATGTAGTATGAATATTCATCCATGTATGATAACAAAATACATACTTATCTTAAAAGGGGACGTAGATATGTGAGTAGATCAATTGATGTGATTGagaacaaaagaacaaaattcaTTCTACACGTTTTTTTTTAAGCCCAATGATAGAAATTTCATTAATTCAAAAGAGGCTGATTACAACTCAACACAGAGAATGGACAATTTATAGGCCCGCCCTTCACAAAGACAACCAACCATTACATTCTAGCACAAAGAGGTCAGACAACAGGTCTGAGGATTCCTCGAACAAAGAATGAAAACCCTCACAATGCAGAGCAAATTTAGCAAGACGGTGTGCCATCCTGTTGGCCTGATGACAAACATGGGCTGAAATAAGAGAATACACACCATTTGACCATAAATATTATTGATGTTTATACTTCACCATATAGTATTGAAAATGCTTTCTAGCTAAAATAGTCTATGAAATTGACTTAACTCTTTAGTTTGGTCTCTAACAAGATTTATCAGTTTTCATTGTTAGAGATCAAATTGACGAATTAGGTTAATCTCATAGaccattttagttaaaaagcCTGTTgaaaacaagaagcatattTGTGAGCCTTCCTGTTCAGCAAATCTTCTAGCATTTGCTTTGATTGCCACCCGATATTTGAGACAATGCATTATATGAAGAACCAGCTACGCTCAATGCTTTGGCAGCACTCAATTTAAGCTCTTTAACTCTACCTCGTATTGCCTGACCATCTCTATCTACCATGATCTTTCTCACCATTCCCTCTATCTCTTCTCTCCCAACCACTTTCTTCAATGGTAGCACTTTTGATCTGACAGCAACACCAAGTTCCTCCGTCAACAGTGTAGCGTTCAATCTCTGCTCCGCATATAGTGGCCAAACTATCATTGGCACTCCATTGGTGATGCTCTCGATGGTTGAGTTCCACCCACAGTGTGACCAAAACCCTCCTATTGAAGGATGACTTAAAATGTCCACTTGAGGCACCCAAAGAGGCACAACTAGTCCAATGTCACGGGTCCGGGTTAAGAATCCTTTGGGCAAATAGGTTGATGCGTCATTGTCTCCGTCTCCTTAAATAAAAGTACTAAATGTAAGTGAAAGTATCAAATATAACACATCAATAATGTATTAAATATTGTAAATAACATAAATAATCTTAAACCCCAAATCAGTACATAACACAGATAGACTTTTTCTTTAAAGataacaattaaaatttgatgatATAAGAGGTAAGTTTGAGAATTACCTGAAGTGAAAAAAGAAGCATCTGCAGAGTCAGATGGTGGTCGTACAACCCAAATGAATCTTTGTTGACTCAACTCCAACCCCCAAGCCATTTCTGTCATCTGCTCAAAAGACACGGTCCCCCCACTCCCTAACGACACAAATATCACGGACTCACTGGGTTGCTTGTCTAGCCAATTAAACAAGCCCTCCTCTTTTGGACCAGCTGAACCACCTGATTGGACCGGCCTCGTCAACGGTCCAATAGGATAAACTGGCACCTTAGCCACCCCACCCAAGAGTCTCTCCTCCCGGAAAGCATCTAATGTTTCGTGCTGCAAGTCCTCCCATGTATTTATCAAAATCCCATCACTCTTGGGGAAATTAGAACCTATCCTTACGTATTCCAAATATTGTTGGTCAGTCCGGTCCAGCATCGGGTCTACGACGTCTTCGGGCCGAACCGGCTTGCAACCTGGAATTCTCAGCGGTTCAGTCTGGTCCACATACTCTCCTTCCACTTCCTTATCAAGAACTCGCACGTATAGTGTCAACGCTAGGAACCATGCATTGCAAGCAATGAAAACGTACTTGGGAATCCCTAGCTCATCGCCGATGGACAGAGATTCGGTGCTGAAGAGGTCCACGATAAGCACGGTAGGACGAAGGGGAGGCTTCATGCCAAGTATGGCTGACCGAAACGCAGGTCGTACTTCACGCATCATGACTGCAAGGAGTGTAACGACAGCAGCATCGGGGCCAACAAAGCCGGAAATGTCGGGCGGTGGGAGTTCAACAATGTCACAGAATTTGGGGGTGGTGGCTGCCTTGAGGAGCTCAGACTCAGCTTTGGAAGTAGGAGATGGGATGGCAAAGATCGTCACGGTCAAGTTCCGGTGGGTGACAAGTCGTTTTGCAAGCTCGAGGACGGGGATGAGGTGGCCAAGACCTGGGCTGCAAAGTATAGCAGCATGTGGCTTTGAGCTCATGGTAGGCGGGTAGCAATGGTTTTAGCCTATATCTGTCTGGAATCCCTTTTTTCTATCCAAAAAAACCTTATCTCGTCTCCCTTCCACCTCTTTCTCTACTTCTCTGTGTCTCTGCGGGCAGTGACCAATGTCAAAGGAGGAGAAAAGTCAGAAGGgaacaagaagaagagggagaaaaGAGATGGAGAAGCTGAAAAGAATTGGGGAATGGGGTGCGGTGCGGTCTTCacgagaaagaaaaaaacaattggCGGATGGGGAAGAAGAATCAGaagagaacaagaagaagaagaaggggaggCTGAAAAGTGTTGGGGGATGGCTGAAGAGATTGGGCGATGGGGTGCAGTTAGGGCTTCACgagaaagaaaaataagctGGGCTCTCAGCTggttttttaatattaattaactaCACAAATATCTttttgacatttcaaaaaaaaattttgataaaCCGTACAAATTCTTTTTAAAGTTTTtgcacaaagtttttttttaaaagaatatcaaaaatataaaattatatacttGGAATATGAGCAATTTAGTAATTACATTAGTTTTTATTTCGATTCATATAtttaagtaaacaacttatataaataaatatgattCTTACCCTGATTCCAAGAAATTTTAGTAAATAGTTTCAACAGGAATCTAATTCTAACtccatttcatttcaatttcccctcaattcaattccttctCAATTAAATTCCCCTCATTTTGATTACGGAATAATAAACGAGCcctaagagtaatgctagggagaacaaactttttaaacaaaattacaaatcaaataatgtgcCACTAATAAGAAACAAACACGTTAActgacacttaattaataatccaattatctacaattacatcatttaatttgtaaatttaatttaaaaaatttaatcttccaAACATTATTCTTCAAGTAATCAAAACAATCTTTGATCTTAAGCCACCATGAATAGCCTAGTGGTGAGGGTGTGGGTAAGGGGTCCCAGGTTCGAAACCTGGTGTGTGGGTGggggtgaaagaaaaaaaaaccatcttttCTCTTCGAGGGAGAGTGATATTTTAGGATTTGAATCCTCACCGATCCCCTCTCTAGGAATCTTAGAGATCAACTCAGAAGCACTGTTGATAAAAAATTGTGTGGCCACAACCAGTGACATTACTAGTTTTCTGCGGATAAGAGTAAGAAAAGAAGAATGGAACAGatggtttgtatttttttaaaagagttgATAAATTTTATCGAAACGTGTGatctaattattattttattttatgtgattGGAAATTACGAGTGGAAGCATTCGGATTATTCTACGATTAGGTATGGAAATTTCGAGTGGAAGCATTCGGATTATTCTACGATTAGGTTTGAGTCATTATCGTGCTGCATCTAGTCATTAGTGagacaaatatatatgtatatattacaTAAATTTTAAGTAAGGATCGATTGATGAACAAGCTACgtgatatttatttatatttttgtcaATGGGTTGGCGCCATTCAGATATGATGAGATTTCATGTGAATAGTTGGGCACAGAATTAGTTGAACGAAACGTGCTGTCGTCTAATTATTTGGTGGGTGTATTTGTGTTTCTTTTGGACGGATTCTCTGTAGGGATTTTAGGAATCTTCACATTCTAATCGTTAATCGTATATCTTGCGGTTAGTTTTCGTcatatattatttatgtttaattttaaataataaaaagtcaAACGATTTCTAATCGCATGATATGCGATGAATGTCTAAGATTTGAAAATCTTTAGAATCTCCACAATTTGGATCCGGATGAGATCCAAAttcttttttgaactttttggcCTCAGGTAATTAATTCACCCAAAGATGACAGGTGGTTAGATATATATTAATGACACGTTTACATACCCGTAATCGGAATCAATTTACGGAATTGGATTCTGATTACGGCATACACCTTCGTTTACGTAATATTGGATAATCAAAATACATATGGGGTCCACACGCATTAAGGAATCCAACTCCTaattttggaggaattggactcCCTACATAAGGGAGGTATTTCAATTCCTTGTGACTTGAGGAATCCGGAATGGATTTTATTTACCAATTATGCCCTCACTTGTTTCTAATTATCCCAACATTGCCCTTCATTTGACACTCATTATGCCATCttttaagaaataaataaaacctatttatatatttttatatagatgaattttattatataaatttaatttaattaattagtatgaagataatttatttatgtaagggcaatttagtaatcaacttagttttcattccgattgaagtgaattagtaaacaatttatatggatttaaCATCATTCATGtcatcttttaataaataaataaaacctatttatatatttttatatagatgaattttattataaaaatttaattaagaattaaattaaattaatttagtgtgaaaataatttatttatgtaagcgCAATATAGTAATCAACTAAATTTTCATTCTgattgaagtgaattagtaaacaacttatatggactCAACATCATTCCTACTTCAATTCCAAACAGTTTCAATAAACAACTTCAATAGGAATCTGATTCTAATTccacctcatttcaattcctcctAAATCTAATTattcctcaattcaattcctctcaatTTGATTACGAATTAGTAAACGCGCTCTAagagtaatgatattcataccatgtttttgtatcacattttcataccatcttaGATAACATTTGATGtagacagccacatcatttgaattaataagaattttttaatttagttcattatttaataaactaataattaagaaaaattagttaattaaatgatgattgtggtatacgaggagtctttctccttcattttcttgggttttgcaaatttttcaaatgatgtggctgtccacattagatgtcacctaaggtgatatagaaatatggtataaaaacacggtataaataacattactcatatATTAACTGACaattcttatattttatttgatGAAAGTAACAATACTTTTCTGGACATTGTTATCTGCGAACCATTAAAGGCAATTGGCAAACTAAATATTT of the Pyrus communis chromosome 1, drPyrComm1.1, whole genome shotgun sequence genome contains:
- the LOC137712383 gene encoding anthocyanidin 3-O-glucosyltransferase 5-like isoform X2, producing the protein MSSKPHAAILCSPGLGHLIPVLELAKRLVTHRNLTVTIFAIPSPTSKAESELLKAATTPKFCDIVELPPPDISGFVGPDAAVVTLLAVMMREVRPAFRSAILGMKPPLRPTVLIVDLFSTESLSIGDELGIPKYVFIACNAWFLALTLYVRVLDKEVEGEYVDQTEPLRIPGCKPVRPEDVVDPMLDRTDQQYLEYVRIGSNFPKSDGILINTWEDLQHETLDAFREERLLGGVAKVPVYPIGPLTRPVQSGGSAGPKEEGLFNWLDKQPSESVIFVSLGSGGTVSFEQMTEMAWGLELSQQRFIWVVRPPSDSADASFFTSDGDNDASTYLPKGFLTRTRDIGLVVPLWVPQVDILSHPSIGGFWSHCGWNSTIESITNGVPMIVWPLYAEQRLNATLLTEELGVAVRSKVLPLKKVVGREEIEGMVRKIMVDRDGQAIRGRVKELKLSAAKALSVAGSSYNALSQISGGNQSKC
- the LOC137712383 gene encoding anthocyanidin 3-O-glucosyltransferase 5-like isoform X1 gives rise to the protein MSSKPHAAILCSPGLGHLIPVLELAKRLVTHRNLTVTIFAIPSPTSKAESELLKAATTPKFCDIVELPPPDISGFVGPDAAVVTLLAVMMREVRPAFRSAILGMKPPLRPTVLIVDLFSTESLSIGDELGIPKYVFIACNAWFLALTLYVRVLDKEVEGEYVDQTEPLRIPGCKPVRPEDVVDPMLDRTDQQYLEYVRIGSNFPKSDGILINTWEDLQHETLDAFREERLLGGVAKVPVYPIGPLTRPVQSGGSAGPKEEGLFNWLDKQPSESVIFVSLGSGGTVSFEQMTEMAWGLELSQQRFIWVVRPPSDSADASFFTSGDGDNDASTYLPKGFLTRTRDIGLVVPLWVPQVDILSHPSIGGFWSHCGWNSTIESITNGVPMIVWPLYAEQRLNATLLTEELGVAVRSKVLPLKKVVGREEIEGMVRKIMVDRDGQAIRGRVKELKLSAAKALSVAGSSYNALSQISGGNQSKC